From a single Spirochaetaceae bacterium genomic region:
- the rlmKL gene encoding bifunctional 23S rRNA (guanine(2069)-N(7))-methyltransferase RlmK/23S rRNA (guanine(2445)-N(2))-methyltransferase RlmL, with the protein MEEYLVSCPLYFEDLLQTELESLGAKLQAKLRAGLYVTANSIADKAFLYRMLVNSRLASSIELVVAEFSAQSREQFYEEAAKIKWHQHIKALASFSCEANKIKQGFAPPNFMALLLKDVVVDYFRNNESRPQVSNEGLLLGVHIDGDDFTLTIKLGRGLHRRGLRDKYAVAPLKENLAAALLLRAGWPKLAAEGLPLLDIMCGSGTFLTEGYMLAAKMAPGLLKDKFGCEDWLGFEGELLSNELAKAKLLYDKHKADCPPIIGLDKDKKAVSQSEAAFKKLTTELGVNIKLANQSFESFKAPYEQGLLISNPPYGKRLESEEDSFNLYNQLGHYLKQNFKNWQVALVLSEEERLANLNLQATRVNSFFNGADKRYFARFIISDKVKAEELSASAEQLKNRLTKRYKLLNKLAAKQWQSNSYRLYDADLPEYNAACDLYGDILVVQEYQAPNTIAPETAKRRLSELLYLLRQLTGFSRGQIIVKLRHRQGQLGQYVKNEGAKLERVVSEMDMRFKVILNEYIDAGLYLDHRPFRRRLLNEAQGKSVLNLFCYTGSVNVAALKGGANRLTAVDSSSRYLALAKDNLTLNQLPLNKAQLVKADVRDFLYQNKERYDIIFLDPPTYSNSKMRQDFNLQKEHAQLIWLAMQRLNKGGVLYFSVHFKKFVLAESLFTNYNVKKLSSHDEDFKEAHHLWQIQIKENNG; encoded by the coding sequence GTGGAAGAGTATTTAGTTAGCTGCCCGCTTTATTTTGAAGATTTATTACAAACTGAGCTGGAAAGCTTAGGGGCCAAGCTGCAAGCTAAATTAAGGGCAGGTTTATATGTAACGGCTAATAGTATAGCCGATAAAGCTTTTTTATACCGTATGCTGGTAAATAGCCGGCTGGCCAGCAGCATAGAGCTGGTGGTGGCTGAGTTTAGTGCCCAAAGCCGCGAGCAGTTTTATGAAGAAGCGGCTAAAATTAAATGGCATCAGCATATTAAAGCTTTGGCCAGCTTTAGCTGCGAGGCAAATAAAATTAAGCAAGGTTTTGCTCCGCCTAACTTTATGGCCTTACTCTTAAAAGATGTTGTGGTAGATTACTTTAGAAATAACGAAAGCCGCCCACAGGTAAGTAACGAAGGTTTGCTGCTGGGGGTGCATATTGATGGTGATGATTTTACCCTCACAATAAAATTGGGGCGCGGCTTGCACCGGCGGGGACTGCGCGATAAATACGCCGTAGCCCCTTTGAAAGAAAATTTAGCTGCCGCCCTGCTTTTACGTGCCGGCTGGCCTAAGCTGGCCGCTGAAGGCCTGCCATTATTAGATATTATGTGCGGTAGTGGGACTTTTTTAACAGAGGGTTATATGCTGGCTGCTAAAATGGCACCGGGTTTATTAAAAGATAAATTTGGCTGTGAAGATTGGCTAGGTTTTGAGGGCGAACTTTTAAGCAACGAACTTGCTAAAGCTAAACTGCTTTATGATAAACATAAAGCCGACTGTCCGCCTATCATAGGGTTAGATAAAGATAAAAAAGCTGTAAGCCAAAGCGAAGCGGCTTTTAAAAAATTAACAACCGAGTTAGGGGTAAATATTAAACTAGCTAACCAAAGTTTTGAAAGTTTTAAAGCTCCGTATGAACAAGGGTTATTAATTAGTAACCCGCCTTATGGTAAACGTTTAGAGAGCGAAGAAGATAGTTTTAATTTATACAATCAGCTGGGGCACTATTTAAAGCAAAACTTTAAAAATTGGCAAGTAGCTTTAGTACTAAGCGAGGAAGAACGGCTGGCTAACCTCAATCTGCAAGCTACTAGGGTAAATAGTTTTTTTAATGGGGCCGATAAACGTTACTTTGCCCGCTTTATTATTAGCGATAAAGTGAAAGCAGAGGAGTTATCGGCCAGTGCCGAGCAACTTAAAAATAGGCTGACTAAACGTTATAAACTATTAAACAAATTGGCGGCTAAACAGTGGCAAAGTAACAGCTACCGTTTGTACGATGCCGACCTGCCCGAATATAACGCCGCCTGCGACCTTTACGGTGATATATTAGTAGTGCAAGAATATCAAGCTCCCAATACTATTGCTCCCGAAACAGCTAAACGGCGGTTGAGCGAGTTGCTGTACTTACTTAGGCAGCTTACCGGCTTTAGCCGCGGGCAAATTATCGTTAAATTGCGGCATAGGCAGGGACAGTTGGGTCAATATGTAAAAAATGAAGGGGCCAAATTAGAGCGTGTGGTAAGCGAAATGGATATGCGTTTTAAAGTTATCCTTAATGAATATATCGATGCCGGCCTGTATCTAGACCATCGCCCTTTTAGGCGGCGGTTATTAAATGAGGCGCAAGGCAAAAGCGTGCTTAACTTATTTTGTTATACCGGCTCAGTTAATGTGGCCGCTTTAAAGGGCGGCGCCAACCGACTAACGGCGGTAGATAGCAGTAGCCGTTATTTAGCCCTAGCTAAAGATAATTTAACTTTAAACCAATTACCTTTAAACAAAGCGCAGCTGGTAAAAGCCGACGTGCGCGATTTTTTATACCAGAATAAAGAGCGTTACGATATAATTTTTTTAGACCCGCCAACTTACAGCAACAGCAAAATGAGGCAAGATTTTAATTTGCAAAAAGAGCATGCTCAATTAATTTGGCTGGCTATGCAGCGGCTTAACAAGGGCGGAGTGTTGTACTTTTCGGTGCATTTTAAAAAATTTGTATTGGCCGAAAGTTTATTTACTAACTATAATGTAAAAAAACTTAGCAGCCATGATGAAGATTTTAAAGAGGCGCATCACCTGTGGCAGATACAGATAAAGGAGAATAATGGGTAA